The Vibrio tasmaniensis genomic sequence ACCATCAGACTTGAGCCTAACGTCGAACCAACTCCCATCGTAAAGATATACAAAGAAGTCACAGTAGCGATGCGTGTTGGGAAGCTGATTTTGACCACAACCGGCAGCAACACGTTACCAATCGCGATACCAAGGCCGATCATCACAGTACCTATGTATAAGGTCGAAATAACTCCCCAAGATCGCAGTGTTATGCCTGTCGTGATCAGCACTAATGCTAACAACAGGCTAGGCTCAAGGCCAATTCGTTGGGATATCTTGGTGACGAATGGCGAAAACAAAGCGAACGTTAACAGTGGCAAAGCTGTCAAAAATCCGGCCGCTGAAGAGTTAAGATTGAGCCCTTCCATAACCTGAGAAAGCACCGGAGCCAAGCTTGTAAAAGGCCCGCGAAGGTTAAGTGAAAGGAATAGAATTCCTAACATGATGAAAATACTGTTACGAAGTGAGACGCTCATAGATCGTTCTACTGTGTGCTTATGAGAAGAGAGGCTAGCCTACAGAGGATTGAATGATTAAACAAATACCGTTTTAATAGGCTCAAAACTAAATGTTTGTACGAGCGCAGATTGCTGTGTACCAGAGATGATGGTGCTATACCGGAGAAGCTCACCCATGACTGAATTGAACCCAAAAAGTGAATTAAATATAGATAAGCTCACCAGCGATTTTCCGTTGTTAAAGCAACTTATAGCGCTAGAAGAGGTGAATTGGTTTAATCCGAACATCACGACATTAGAGCAAGGTTTACCCTATGTGGGGTTAGGCGAGAAAGACATTAATGGTGCGAGTCTGAGATTGCAAAGGTTCGCTCCTTATCTTGCGAAGGCATTCCCTGAAACACAGGTGACCAATGGCATCATCGAATCTGAGCTTATTGATATACCATCTATGAAATCAGTACTAGAGGATCATTATCAGTCATCAATCAAAGGGCGCTTGATGATGAAAAAAGACAGTCACTTGCCGATTTCAGGTTCAATCAAAGCCCGTGGCGGTATCTATGAAGTACTAACGCATGCCGAGAAGCTCGCCATTGAAGCTGGGTTACTGTGTGAGAGCGATGACTACAGTAAGTTGCTAGAACCTGAATTTCGTAACTTCTTCCAACAATACAGTATTGCCGTAGGTTCAACGGGTAACTTAGGCATGTCGATTGGCATCATGAGTGCCAAGTTAGGCTTTACGGTATCCGTTCACATGTCTGCTGACGCCAGAGAATGGAAGAAGAACAAACTGCGTGAGCATGGTGTCAATGTGGTTGAGTACGAGCAAGATTATGGCGTTGCAGTAGAGCAAGGTCGCAAAGAAGCGGAACAAGATCCGAGTTGTTTCTTCATTGATGATGAAAACTCTCAAACTCTGTTCCTTGGCTACTCGGTGGCAGGGCAAAGGCTCAAACAGCAATTTGAACAACAACATATTTCAGTGGATAAAGAACACCCATTGTTTGTTTACTTACCATGTGGAGTCGGTG encodes the following:
- a CDS encoding D-serine ammonia-lyase, yielding MTELNPKSELNIDKLTSDFPLLKQLIALEEVNWFNPNITTLEQGLPYVGLGEKDINGASLRLQRFAPYLAKAFPETQVTNGIIESELIDIPSMKSVLEDHYQSSIKGRLMMKKDSHLPISGSIKARGGIYEVLTHAEKLAIEAGLLCESDDYSKLLEPEFRNFFQQYSIAVGSTGNLGMSIGIMSAKLGFTVSVHMSADAREWKKNKLREHGVNVVEYEQDYGVAVEQGRKEAEQDPSCFFIDDENSQTLFLGYSVAGQRLKQQFEQQHISVDKEHPLFVYLPCGVGGGPGGVAFGLKMAFGDHVHCIFAEPTHSPCMLLGVHTGLHDEIAVQDLGIDNLTAADGLAVGRASGFVGRAMERLLDGYYTLTDERMYHLLSELNKAEGIQLEPSALAGMPGVIHVEQNREYLARLDIDESVLANATHLVWATGGGMVPPPEMAAYLAKASV